One Prochlorococcus marinus XMU1411 genomic window, ATTCATATCATAAGGATTTATCTGAGACGAGCGAGGCTTTTTTTGCGGCTTCCGTACTAGTAAATTTAAAGGCTCAAGTTTTGGAATCTGATGTTTTCAAAGATAATTCATCAGATTTTGAAGATGATTTTGACGTGGATGATCAAGATTGGATTGATCAAGAATTTGATATTCCTAAATATCCTGAAAAATATCTGAGGAGAAGATCAATAGCACAACCAATTCTTAAACGTACAACAACTCTTGGAGAACTGGTAAGTCAGTTAGAGTCCATTGCTGAAGTTATAGAAAGCCAAGATCTTCTGCTCATGAAGAGAAAAAGAAATAAAAAATATTCTGACAAGGCTTTAATCTCTCAAGTGAAATCATTAGCGCATCGTGAGAAACTCCCAGAAACTACTAAGGCATTAGGTAAATTTATTGATGGATGGGAAAAAGCATTACAGTGGACAGATTTTGAATATTTAGTTGAGAAATGGCAAGCAGTTGTAAAAAATGATTTAGATAAAGATAGGCTTGGGGTATTTTGGTCTTTGTTATTTTTATCATCTGAAAACAAAATTGAAATTAAACAAATTAATTCTTTATATGGCCCAATTCAAATTAAAAGAATAATTCCTGATGGAGGTTTAGCTCAATTACCTATAGATAATCTTGAGATAAACAGTACCTATCCTTCTGCCGTTTAGATGCTTAATATTAATAGCGTATAATCTTTAAAAAGAGGTTTTGAATTCATGAAGGCAATGATACTTGCAGCAGGTAAAGGTACACGTGTTCAGCCCATAACTCATGTTATTCCAAAACCAATGATACCGATCCTACAAAAACCTGTGATGGAGTTTCTTTTAGAACTCTTAAAAGAGCATGGCTTTAAAGAAATAATGGTTAATGTTTCTCACCTTGCAGAAGAAATTGAAAATTACTTTCGCGATGGTCAAAGATTCGGTGTGGAGATAGCGTATAGTTTCGAAGGTAGAATTGAAGATGGAGAATTAATCGGAGATGCTTTAGGTTCAGCAGGAGGATTAAAAAAAATTCAAGATTTTCAAAAATTCTTTGATGAAACTTTTGTCGTACTATGTGGTGATGCTTTAGTTGACTTAGATTTGACTGAAGCTGTTAAAAAACATAAGGAAAAGGGAGCAATTGCAAGTTTAATAACCAAAAAAGTAACTAGGGATCAAGTCTCAAGTTATGGTGTAGTTGTCTCAGATAAAAACGGCAGAATAAAGGCCTTTCAGGAAAAGCCATCTGTAGATCAAGCTTTAGGTGACTCCATAAATACAGGAATTTACCTTTTTGAACCTGAAATTTTTAATTACATACCATCAGGAGAAAAATTTGATATTGGTGCTGATCTCTTCCCTAAACTTGTCGAGATGGATTTGCCTTTTTTTGCACTTCCAATGGATTTCGAATGGGTAGATATTGGAAAAGTTCCTGATTATTGGAGTGCTATTCGTAATGTATTACAAGGCAAGGTGAGACAAGTTGAGATACCTGGCAAAGAAATTAAACCTGGAGTTTTTACGGGATTAAATGTTGCTGCTAATTGGGACGAAGTTGATATTAAGGGCCCAGTATATATAGGTGGAATGACGAGAATAGAAGATGGTGCATCAATTATTGGACCTGCAATGATTGGCCCAAGTTGCTGCATTTCAGAAGGAGCAACAATTGATAATTCAATTATTTTTGATTATTCCAAAATCGGTAAGGGTGTTCGACTTGTAGATAAATTAGTATTTGGCCGTTACTGTGTGGGCAAAAATGGAGATCACTTTGATTTGCAAGATGCATCTTTGGATTGGTTGATAACAGATTCTAGAAGATCTGATATGACCGAGCCTTCTCCTCAGCAGAAGGCAATGGCAGAATTATTAGGAACTGATTTGATTAATATTCCAGATTAAGCTTTGCTTTTTCAAGAATCTCAGGGATTAAATGTTCTGCTTTAACTGCCATTAGATGAATTCCATTCGCGATATTGAAAAAGTCTTGAGCTTGTTCAGCTGCAATTTGAATACCCTCTTCTAATGGATTTTTGGCGTCTTTAAGACGATTTAATATATTTTCAGGTATGTTTGCACCGGGGACGTATTTGTTTATAAAGAGAGCATTTTTGTAAGACTTTAATAGGAATACACCTGCAATTACAGGAATCTCGAGTGGGTTGGCAATTCTTTCGCAAAAATCTATTAAATTTTCTTTTTCCATAACCATTTGAGTTTGAACGAATTGAGCTCCAGCCTCTTTCTTTTTTCTTATTCTATTTTCTAAACTTCTTTGATTTTTGCAACTTGGATCTGCTGCAGCTCCTGCAAATATATATGTTTTTTTATCGGGAAGTT contains:
- a CDS encoding segregation/condensation protein A; protein product: MGPRLLIKFLQDAAGKGDLDPWDIDVISVIDSFLEQYSQTFGRKSNSQNSYHKDLSETSEAFFAASVLVNLKAQVLESDVFKDNSSDFEDDFDVDDQDWIDQEFDIPKYPEKYLRRRSIAQPILKRTTTLGELVSQLESIAEVIESQDLLLMKRKRNKKYSDKALISQVKSLAHREKLPETTKALGKFIDGWEKALQWTDFEYLVEKWQAVVKNDLDKDRLGVFWSLLFLSSENKIEIKQINSLYGPIQIKRIIPDGGLAQLPIDNLEINSTYPSAV
- a CDS encoding nucleotidyltransferase family protein, which produces MKAMILAAGKGTRVQPITHVIPKPMIPILQKPVMEFLLELLKEHGFKEIMVNVSHLAEEIENYFRDGQRFGVEIAYSFEGRIEDGELIGDALGSAGGLKKIQDFQKFFDETFVVLCGDALVDLDLTEAVKKHKEKGAIASLITKKVTRDQVSSYGVVVSDKNGRIKAFQEKPSVDQALGDSINTGIYLFEPEIFNYIPSGEKFDIGADLFPKLVEMDLPFFALPMDFEWVDIGKVPDYWSAIRNVLQGKVRQVEIPGKEIKPGVFTGLNVAANWDEVDIKGPVYIGGMTRIEDGASIIGPAMIGPSCCISEGATIDNSIIFDYSKIGKGVRLVDKLVFGRYCVGKNGDHFDLQDASLDWLITDSRRSDMTEPSPQQKAMAELLGTDLINIPD
- a CDS encoding methylenetetrahydrofolate reductase, which translates into the protein MKSKLQQTLEKKSKVITAELMPPRGGDPVRSLKIAQLLKDKVHAVNITDGSRAVMRMCSLAMSKLLLENGIEPVMQISCRDRNKIALQSDILGANALGIKNILCITGDSVKAGDQQDAKAVHQFESVRLLQQIQSFNQGIDPTFGELPDKKTYIFAGAAADPSCKNQRSLENRIRKKKEAGAQFVQTQMVMEKENLIDFCERIANPLEIPVIAGVFLLKSYKNALFINKYVPGANIPENILNRLKDAKNPLEEGIQIAAEQAQDFFNIANGIHLMAVKAEHLIPEILEKAKLNLEY